The genomic window AGGTAATACCAGCCGCCTTCGTCTTTCTGCACGTCAACAACTGCACCCTGCGGTATAACAAGAGTGTTCTCGCTCTCAGCAGAGGGCTGCGGGTGGAGATAAACTGCGCTTATGCATCTGTACTGGGTAGTACCTGAGAGCTTGCTCGTAGTTTTGCCGTCATCGTCCTTGGCGTTGGGCGATGCTGTGCGCTTTTTCTTGCCTGTGTCGTCCTCCTCCTCGGAAGCAACTGTCTGCTTGCCGCCGTCATAAACGGTAGGCTGAGTGGAAGTTACCACACCTGTAGGTATCTCCTCCTTATACTCATTACCCTGGAGCACGAACATTCTGCGTGCTGTGAACATAAGCACTATAGCGACCACCATAAAGGTTATCATAACAGCGATAACGCCTCTCACCGTAGAGGCAAAATCCTTATCGTCGTCCTCTTCTTCATAATCGTCTTCATACTGAACACGGACAGGCTTAGCGGAAGGCTTCTTGCTTGCGCTGCGCTTCTTTTTCTGAGCCATTTATATATCATTCCCTTTCCGACATAATTAACTATATTAATTATACTAAATAATCTCAGTTTTGTCAAGGCAATACCGCACGAAGATCGTGCGCAGATCACGCAGTCAGATTTTTCGTCAGATTACCCAAATCCGCCGCAGGAATACTACCGTATTTCAAACATATTTCAAATAGGATTTGGGCGATATGACAAAAAAAGCTGCAAGTAAGATGCGTACAAAGCCGTCAGGCGGTCTTTGTGCGGTGTTGCCTCACTGAATAATCTGTTACATAAAACTATCAGTAGCCCAGAATGATGACCCTTGCGCTCTTGCCCTTGGGGATATAGCGTATATTGATATAGCCGCCCGATGCATAGGCAACGTCGCTGTGCATAGTCACAGTACAGTCAACGCCGTCAGCACGGGTGAAATTGATAGTACACTGTTTAGTATTGGGGTCAAAGTTTACCACCTGCGCCCTTGCAGTCACGCCGTGAGCGCCGACCGAGTTCCTTAAAAACAGGCTTCTGAGCAGTCTGTACTCAGCAAACAGGCTGATAAACGTCAGGACTATTATCACGCCGTATACCGTCCATTTGAGCGACCTCTTAGGCGGCTGTATCACCTTGTCCGGCTCGTCAGGGAAATACCTGCCCTTGAACTCTCTGCCGACGTCATACACGCCGTCGCTGACAACGCCCTTGGCCGTCACCTTTTCGCCCTTATCGTTTATGTATTCTACCTTTACGTCCTGCGACATACCCTTGCCCTCAGCGGAGATGATAGTTGCCTCGATCTCTATACCGTTGTCAGACAGGTTCTTATCGCTCTTGTAGATCATCTGTGCTGTGAGCGGAAAGCCGACAGCCAGCAGTGTAAAAAATGCGATCAGAATTATTCTTTTCATATCAAGACCCCACACGCAAAAAAGCAGGCTGCACGCAAAATGTGCAGCCTGCATGTTACTTAAGTATTAAAGATCAACCTTGCCCTCTACCTTATCGTTTACAACGTAGTAAGCAGCGTTATCCTCAGGCTTTATATAAACCTTGACAGTCTTTACAGCGCCCTTGTTGTTAGCCTTGAAGTCAGCCTTTACAGCCTCTAAAACGTCAAGAGCAGCAACTTCCTTGTCGCCGTACTGTACGAATACAGCCTGCTTGTTCTCAACAGCCTTCTTAGCAGCTGTCTTAGCCTTTGCAGCAGTTGTCTTAGCTGTTGTCTTAGCCTTAGCAGCTGTTGTCTTAGCAGCTGTCTTAGCCTTAGCAGCTGTCTTCTTAGTAGCCGTCTTAGCCTTTGCAGCTGTCTTCTTTGTAGCTGTCTTTGCCTTTTCTACCTTCTCAGCAGCAGCTTCCTTTACCTCAGCAGCTACTTCCTTTACATTCTTATCTGCCATAGTGATTATCTCCTTCCAAAATTACTTCTTATCTACAGCGTCCTTAAGAGCTCTGCCTGCCTTGAATGCAGGGACCTTCTTAGCAGGAACCTCGATAGGCTGCTTTGTAGCGGGGTTGATGGACTTCTTAGCAGCCCTGTCTCTTACCTCGAATGTACCAAAGCCTACGAGAGAAACCTTCTCGCCGCCCTCAAGTGTCTGTGAGATAGCATCTATAACTGTGCTGAGAGCCTTGTTAGCCTCAGTCTTTGTATAGCCGCCCTTCTCAGCGATAAGTGCAACCAATTCTGACTTTTTCATAGTTAACGACCTCCGTTTTCAATTTTCTGTTTGTATTATAGCCCATTTTACGCTGTTTGTCAAACAAAATCGCCCATTTTAAGGGCTTTTCCGGAATATTTGTCACTTTACATAAATAATCACTGCTTTTTATGTGCACCATTTGTATTTATTAACATATTATAAATCAGCACAGGCTAACTTGAAACGCCCACCTTTTCAAAACTGCGCAGATAAGCGGTTTCGGCGGCCTGTACATTTTTTTACCCAACTGATAAAAGTTTACAGAATATTTATACTATTGGCGAAGCGTCGAAAAGTATGCTATCGCATGAACGCTTTCGCCATTTTGGTCAGTTCCCTTGATATCGACACCGTTCCCGCTCATAAGAGTTGCCATGACAGCGCCTTTTGTATCCACTCTGAGCACCTCGCTGCCGTTGCAAAGGATGACTATCTCATCGTCCTTGACAGTTATTGCACCCTTGCGGCCGATTATCTGCTCATCGCCGCCCCGGCGCTTAACGACATGGGAAACAGCTCTTTTATCAAAAGCCCTCAGCTCGGCAAGCGTCATGCCCTTATTCTTTTTCTTTGAAAACAGACCCATGCGGCTGATCCTCCGTGCTTAAGAATGCTTCGACGAGCAGTGTGAGCTCCTCAACAGGCAGCCCGACGACATTTGAATAGCTGCCCGACTCGATATACACCTCACCGTTTGTAAAGTCCTGTATACCGTAGCCGCCGGCCTTATCAAAGGGCGCACCTGTAGCGATATATTCATTGACAGCCCTGCTGCCAAGCTCCTTGAAGCCCACAAGCGTCACATCAGACGAGCTCTTTGTCCTGCCGCCGCAGGACACGGCGATGCCGCTGATAACGCTGTGCAGTCTGCCTGAGAGGGCGTTCAGCATCTTGACTGCCTGCTTTTTATTTGCAGGCTTGCCGAATATCACATCATCGACAACGACTGTGGTATCAGCACCGATTACGACTGCATCGGGGTATTTTTCGGCGATAGCGAGGCATTTGAGTCTTGCAAGATACTCGCTCGCCATTTTTGCAGGTATATAATCAGGCAGTGTCTCATCTGCATCGGACGG from Ruminococcus sp. NK3A76 includes these protein-coding regions:
- a CDS encoding SH3 domain-containing protein, producing MAQKKKRSASKKPSAKPVRVQYEDDYEEEDDDKDFASTVRGVIAVMITFMVVAIVLMFTARRMFVLQGNEYKEEIPTGVVTSTQPTVYDGGKQTVASEEEDDTGKKKRTASPNAKDDDGKTTSKLSGTTQYRCISAVYLHPQPSAESENTLVIPQGAVVDVQKDEGGWYYLDYNGTVGWAYGTFFTINE
- a CDS encoding DUF3592 domain-containing protein — its product is MKRIILIAFFTLLAVGFPLTAQMIYKSDKNLSDNGIEIEATIISAEGKGMSQDVKVEYINDKGEKVTAKGVVSDGVYDVGREFKGRYFPDEPDKVIQPPKRSLKWTVYGVIIVLTFISLFAEYRLLRSLFLRNSVGAHGVTARAQVVNFDPNTKQCTINFTRADGVDCTVTMHSDVAYASGGYINIRYIPKGKSARVIILGY
- a CDS encoding DUF6465 family protein, translating into MADKNVKEVAAEVKEAAAEKVEKAKTATKKTAAKAKTATKKTAAKAKTAAKTTAAKAKTTAKTTAAKAKTAAKKAVENKQAVFVQYGDKEVAALDVLEAVKADFKANNKGAVKTVKVYIKPEDNAAYYVVNDKVEGKVDL
- a CDS encoding HU family DNA-binding protein gives rise to the protein MKKSELVALIAEKGGYTKTEANKALSTVIDAISQTLEGGEKVSLVGFGTFEVRDRAAKKSINPATKQPIEVPAKKVPAFKAGRALKDAVDKK
- a CDS encoding Maf family protein, whose product is MQDLLKTDKATLERAERVRKRLEGRRVILASASPRRKELLSCMAGEFEIIPSDADETLPDYIPAKMASEYLARLKCLAIAEKYPDAVVIGADTTVVVDDVIFGKPANKKQAVKMLNALSGRLHSVISGIAVSCGGRTKSSSDVTLVGFKELGSRAVNEYIATGAPFDKAGGYGIQDFTNGEVYIESGSYSNVVGLPVEELTLLVEAFLSTEDQPHGSVFKEKE